A genomic stretch from Hymenobacter psoromatis includes:
- a CDS encoding aldehyde dehydrogenase, with translation MPAFTAQPPAPPATAAPPAANLFAAEFAALRANAPALRAEDVAARRRRLAQLADWIMANRAAIQQALFQDFKKPPEETDLTEIWPSLTEIKHSSRELKKWLAPRAVGTPLALLGTKGWVQVEPKGVVLIIAPWNYPFYLAIDPLASALAAGNAVVIKPAEQTPATSALLRQMAEALFQPDEVLVLEGGREVASELLRLPWDHIFFTGSPQIGKIVMRAAAEHLSGLTLELGGKSPAIVDETANLRDAAEKIVWGKFVNAGQTCVAPDYLLVQASVRDALLAEMRQAIGRYYGVDNEKIKASKSFARVVNSHHFARLAALLEDAQTRGATVAQGGSFDERQCYIEPTILTDVPAGAAILEEEIFGPLLPVLTFQELAETAAYVNARLKPLAQYVFTTSPANRRYLLHTIAAGGAAVNETLIQLAHPDLPFGGVGNSGLGKAHGHAGFLAFSNEKAVLKQRVGLTGIKPFYPPYTGRVRRLLGLLLKYL, from the coding sequence ATGCCTGCTTTTACCGCTCAGCCGCCCGCGCCGCCCGCTACTGCCGCGCCGCCCGCTGCTAACCTCTTCGCCGCCGAGTTTGCCGCCCTGCGGGCCAATGCCCCGGCGCTGCGGGCCGAAGACGTGGCCGCCCGCCGCCGCCGCCTGGCCCAGCTGGCCGACTGGATTATGGCCAACCGCGCCGCCATTCAGCAGGCACTGTTTCAGGACTTTAAGAAGCCGCCCGAGGAAACCGACCTCACTGAAATCTGGCCCTCGCTCACCGAGATAAAGCACAGCAGCCGGGAGCTAAAAAAATGGCTGGCCCCGCGCGCCGTGGGCACGCCGCTGGCCCTGCTGGGCACCAAAGGCTGGGTGCAGGTCGAGCCCAAGGGGGTAGTGCTCATCATCGCGCCCTGGAACTACCCGTTTTACCTGGCCATCGACCCGCTGGCTTCGGCCCTGGCGGCCGGCAACGCGGTGGTTATCAAGCCCGCCGAGCAAACGCCCGCCACCTCGGCCCTGCTGCGCCAGATGGCCGAAGCCCTGTTTCAACCGGACGAAGTGCTGGTGCTGGAGGGGGGTAGGGAAGTAGCCAGCGAACTGCTGCGCCTGCCCTGGGACCATATTTTTTTCACTGGCTCGCCCCAGATTGGTAAAATCGTGATGCGCGCCGCCGCCGAGCACCTCAGCGGCCTCACGCTGGAGCTGGGCGGCAAAAGCCCGGCCATCGTGGACGAAACCGCCAACCTGCGCGACGCGGCCGAGAAAATCGTGTGGGGCAAATTCGTGAACGCCGGCCAAACCTGCGTGGCCCCCGACTACCTGCTGGTGCAAGCCAGCGTGCGCGATGCGCTGCTGGCCGAAATGCGCCAGGCCATCGGCCGGTATTATGGAGTTGATAACGAGAAGATTAAAGCCTCCAAGTCCTTCGCCCGCGTCGTCAATTCCCACCACTTTGCGCGCCTGGCCGCCCTGCTCGAAGATGCCCAGACCCGCGGGGCCACCGTGGCCCAGGGCGGCAGCTTCGACGAGCGCCAGTGCTACATCGAGCCCACCATCCTCACCGACGTGCCCGCCGGCGCCGCCATTCTCGAAGAGGAAATATTCGGCCCGCTGCTGCCCGTGCTCACGTTTCAGGAGCTGGCCGAAACGGCGGCCTACGTCAACGCCCGCCTCAAGCCGCTGGCGCAGTACGTGTTCACCACCAGCCCGGCCAACCGCCGCTACCTGCTCCATACCATCGCGGCCGGTGGCGCGGCCGTGAACGAGACGCTCATCCAGCTCGCGCACCCCGATTTGCCGTTTGGCGGCGTCGGCAACAGCGGCCTGGGCAAGGCCCACGGCCACGCGGGCTTCCTGGCCTTCAGCAACGAAAAAGCCGTGCTCAAGCAGCGCGTGGGCCTCACCGGCATCAAGCCCTTCTACCCCCCCTACACCGGCCGGGTGCGCCGCCTGCTGGGCCTGCTATTGAAGTATTTGTAG